The Arachis hypogaea cultivar Tifrunner chromosome 14, arahy.Tifrunner.gnm2.J5K5, whole genome shotgun sequence DNA window GctaaaaattctgaaattttagtCTCGTACTAAAACAGCACACTGGCTCAAACTTGAATGAAATTATACCATGGCAAGGTTTCCCCCAATTCAAAGATTATATTTGAGTGAATATGCCTCAGTTCTCAGCAGTCAAACCACCCACATCTGTCAGCAAACTAAATTACATATTCTGCCAACAAATTTACAAATTAAAGGCGGATTGGGATATAACACAacattggaatggaaaataataataaacaaaattatttacACACATTTACGAAGATCATATTATTTGACAAAGCCTCCAATAAATACGCATGATTACTCCCAGTCAGGTGCAGCCCTTCTAACATGGAGGCTAATGAATGAGTTGCATACACTACCAGCAATTCAGCAGAAATTCACCTTACCAGTATGTTTCAGATTTATTCACAGCGGCAATGAAGCGTAGTAACAGGATTTAATTACCCAACCACCAAACTGTCTCATTGGCCGACGTATTGCATGATCATCCAACAGCAAGAAATAAGCATGGCTTTCCTTAGACATGTATCATGCATTCTTCTGAGCTGGAGACAACCAATGAAATCAagagaaagggggggggggggggggcgggGGGACAACTGTAGATTCATCTTGCTTGAGTGTTCTCATCAGCATAGATACACACACATGCATCTGCAGCACCAGCAGCAAGCAAGACTTGGTATGGGTGAAAATTAAGGCAGCTGACAGACCCAATTTTCTGAGCCATAAGGGTAGGATAGTATCGAATAGTGCCTAGTTGATCTCCTTCAAGGCTGAAAACTTTAATAAGTTGCTTGGCTGAGCTACTGGCAATGATTGGAGCATGTCTATGTACAGCTAAAGCTGTGAGTGACCCCCGGTGAGCTTCAATGGTAAGATAGGCGCTATTATGATTTCTTATATCAAGGAATTGAATATCTCCTGCCTGAGAAGCACTAACAATCTAAAGAGGAACACAAATACAATATAATTTCATCATCCTTTTCATATCAAATCCATAGATTGTTATTGAATTCCTACCAAGACGGacattatatgaaaaagaaagcaaaaattagtAAAGATCATCTTACCTTTCCTGGGTCTAGTCCAGGTTGAAAGCCAATCCCCACCACCTTTTCTACTCTCTGTGTATGTGGCCGTAATCCACAGATAAGCCTAAGAAGCAACATTGTCAGTAGCCATAGTTAGAAAAACAGTAACCATAGTCAGATTTATGCAAGATTGCAGTGATTATATAGCTGATAAATGACAATGTTGCTCAATTCAATTTCATCAACTAAGCAGATCAAAACTTGGAAGAAATTCATCGGAGATGCATACATTTCAGGTGTCCTGATGTCATAAAGTCTAACAGAACCATCTACAAAACCAGCCGCCAACTGTCCCCCATGAACTTGAGATGCAGCCTGAAATATAAGTAATAATACATATATCAGGGGAGAAAATCATTTTTAAGGAGCTCATATCTACATCATCTCTATCAATAGAATTGGATAAAACAAACACAATCGGGAAGGAAAACCCCATCAAAAAGTCCAAAGAACCAGACGCAGAGCCAACTGAGCAATTCATATATAAGCATTCAACTCGGATCTTTCTAAGCCACCTCTAAAACCATAAACAGCTAGagaatgaaaaatatataataattaataaactatGTGAGAGCATACAACAAAAATTCCAAGGTTATTAGTTTTTCATAGACCAACATCATTAAACATACCATCAAATCCACTCCCAAAAGTCAGAAATGTTTAATGAAAAAATGATCACCCTGAGACAATCAGTTCGTAACTGTCATCCATAATAGCCAGTTCGCCATGCATGCAAAAGCAAAAGTATGACATCAGAGATTGGGAGAATTCAACTATAGAGACAGTAAAGATGAGGTCAACTGCATAAAGGTAATTTGAATAAGacctagttaaaaaaaaaaaaaaaaagcttaataTTTTTTGGAATAACAGCGGTACATATATTGGATCGTTGTTAccaggaaaaaaataaaaaataatgagcaGAGTTAAAAACATATGATTACCATTCCCAACATAATAGGAAGTTTTACCCCAGAATAACACTTGGTAATTCTTTAATAGGACAATCCATGGGCTTAGTTGGCATGCCAAAACTAACTTGACAACTAAATAGTTACCAAGGCAAACTAAACTATGCACTGAATGAGGCTTACCAATGCTGAGATACTGCGATCCGATGATGAAGGTATAGGATTAACAAGCTGTTCTTTATCAAGATCCCAGGCCATAATTGATGATATCTCACCCGATGCATACTGGTAAAAATGTACATCAATGGATAGAACTGACATCACAAGATAAAAGAACTTGGAAGTATTATTTCAGGACAGTGATGATCAAAGAATATACCAGATAACCACTCTGTTGTTGCCAATCAACAACTGCATTGACACTCCTGACACCAGGTTTATGACCATGAATTGAAGAGAATGCAGTTACAAGTTTCTGTTTGCCTTTCAGAGTATAATCCTTCCAGATCCGAATGTTTCCATCAGCTGTCATGAGATTTACCTAAAATTTAATATTCTGCCAATAATTTGAGAAAGAAGGTATCATGGCAAACTGTAGAGAAAATTACATGAAGCAGCAAGAAGTAAGCTATCATCCAGCTCATTCATTAGGCAGAGCTTAGAGATTCCCTTGTCTGGAAAGTCATGGTTGTCAAAACTGTTTAGTAGTGTTGCCTCTTCATGGTTCCATATTCTGTGAaataaaccaaaaacaaaaaaagaaagtcaaaaataaaattcaaattttcataatatgATGACTAAcaataaaatcatgaaaaccacaTAAATATTCTGTCCTGAGTGCTGACAAACAAACTAAAACACTCTTAATGCCTGTAAAATAATGTTAACACTTTTTGTTGTTTAGTTGCCCAAGTCTCTATTTATAAACGTCAGTTGGTCTTTATGAGGTCCACCCGCCATATAGCTAAACAGATATCGGGAAATATTTACTCTTACCAACATCCTACTGCTACAATCCTTAGTCCTGTAAATCAATCAACGTAACTCCCAACATTTCCTATGCAGAAACATCCATCTTGCTCATCTAAAGTCATCCCCAGCTTCTAAATACCCTTATTACTCTCCACTTAACTAATAACGGTACTAATACACTCCACATACCTAATTCGTTCATTCCCATCAGCAGCTATCACAACAGGAGAAAAAGGTTGCATCAACACCATTTGTGTGCCTCTTGTGTCCCATTTAGCTATTGGATTTGTTAGCCTGCTAACAGCTGAAAACATAAAATGTCACAAAGTTCTTAACCAGAATATATGAAGAACCTGTACCAAAAGAAAATcataataacataaataaataatcgGAAGAAAGAGAACAAACCAGAGTGCTGGCATTTTGTGATGTGCACCAATgcaaatttttctttcttttctctcccaGCTATTATGGCTTCACTGTCATCCCCAGCCATTAACAGCGGTTTGGAGAAGTGCCCACAACTCCAATTATATATAATTGACTGTGGCAGAAGGCTGTGATCCGATGTACCAGTAGCCCCACCAGAACCTAAAAGAGGATCAGCTAAACCTGAGTCTGGAGAATTCATCAGATGGGGCCTAAATTCCAATGAAAATACTCTACGGATTCCTGATAAGTAATTTAGACGAGGTGGGCTAACTGGAGGAGTTCTGGAGGTTAGAGGTGAGCGACCTGCCAAAGATGCATTCAATAATAAACAAACAAGTCGAAACATACTTTAGTGGGAATTatcacaaaattcaaattggtgAACATTACTGAAATGCTTTTACAATTAACCTACATGATTAacattaataatcaaattaaacaGAAAGGAAGATTACCTCCATTCATATCAAACCAAGAAGAGGAACGAGCCAATCCTGTAGCTTCACCAGTAGACTTAAATGGCTTTGCTACCACTTGTTCAATACCTATTATGGAAAGTACCCGTCGACCAAGGTTTGCAATCCGCGGAGATGGATCTTTTGCTAAGGTACACATAGCATGAACACATTGTGAATACAATGCATTGTCCAAGGGTTTTTGGCCACCATGGTTAACAACTCCATTGCTAAAACCATCATTCAGTATTCCTGAATCGGAATGATGAGATGAATCATCAGACAATGGGGACCCATGCATTATTCCAGAACCAGCGAGAGGACGGCTAGAAGAGCCACACCGATCTCGAACCACTGAAGAATTATCATTTCCAACCCTCAAAGGACCAATTTGAGATGAAACAATACTTCCACGAGGCATATGTTGGTTCTGGGTAGGATATCCACCAATTGAATCTTTTATGTTGGCCAATGAAGGTATCGAATTCAGGAAAGAATTAGTCTGTGGTTTCCAGTATGCAGCAGCAATAGATTTCAGGTGCTTGTTATGGCCAAATGCGAAGCGAGCTAATGCTGACagttgagagagaaaaaaaaagttagataTCTTGACTGACCCAACTATATatattgatttctttttttttttcccctttttgtgTGTGTGTTTGGGGTGGGGGGAGATGAAATTCCAGGATTTTGTTTGAAATATCAACGTGAATTCAGATGTTTATTCACCTACCCGCAGCTACCTCTGCCCTCACCAATGGACTCCCATCTGATGCAACACTCAACATACTCTTCACTATACTAACTTCAGCCCTAAATTTGTCATCATCATCACATTCTCCATCTCCTACACCCGCACATGAATCAAATCCGACATTGAGAAGGGTGCCAAGCGCAAAAACAGCAGATGCCCTAACC harbors:
- the LOC112743788 gene encoding regulatory-associated protein of TOR 1 isoform X3, with the translated sequence MAPQKALESIGKNLSSQYERWQPKARYKYQLDPTVDEVKKLCTSCRRYAKSERVLFHYNGHGVPKPTANGEIWVFNKSYTQYIPLPISDLNSWLKTPSIYVFDCSAAGMIVNSFIELHEWNASNSSGSTWDCILLAACESHETLPQSAEFPADVFTSCLTTPIKMALRWFCTRSLFRGSLDYSLIDQIPGRPNDRKTLLGELNWIFTAVTGTIAWNVLSHDLFQRLFRQDLLVASLFRNFLLAERIMRSANCSPVSHPNLPPTHQHHMWDAWDMAAELCLSQLPSLVGNPNAEFQPSTFFGDQLTAFEVWLDHGSEHKKPPEQLPIVVQVLLSQSHRFRALVLLGRFLDMGPWAVDLALSVGIFPYVLKLLQTTRPELRQILVFIWTKILALDKSCQVDLVKDGGHNYFIKFLDSIEAYPEQRAMAAFILAVIVDGHRRGQEACIEAGLIHVCLEHLQSSSSPNDSQTEPLLLQWLCLCLGKLWEDFTEAQAMGLLHGATIVFAPLLSEPQPEVRASAVFALGTLLNVGFDSCAGVGDGECDDDDKFRAEVSIVKSMLSVASDGSPLVRAEVAAALARFAFGHNKHLKSIAAAYWKPQTNSFLNSIPSLANIKDSIGGYPTQNQHMPRGSIVSSQIGPLRVGNDNSSVVRDRCGSSSRPLAGSGIMHGSPLSDDSSHHSDSGILNDGFSNGVVNHGGQKPLDNALYSQCVHAMCTLAKDPSPRIANLGRRVLSIIGIEQVVAKPFKSTGEATGLARSSSWFDMNGGRSPLTSRTPPVSPPRLNYLSGIRRVFSLEFRPHLMNSPDSGLADPLLGSGGATGTSDHSLLPQSIIYNWSCGHFSKPLLMAGDDSEAIIAGREKKEKFALVHITKCQHSAVSRLTNPIAKWDTRGTQMVLMQPFSPVVIAADGNERIRIWNHEEATLLNSFDNHDFPDKGISKLCLMNELDDSLLLAASSDGNIRIWKDYTLKGKQKLVTAFSSIHGHKPGVRSVNAVVDWQQQSGYLYASGEISSIMAWDLDKEQLVNPIPSSSDRSISALLRTDCLRAASQVHGGQLAAGFVDGSVRLYDIRTPEMLICGLRPHTQRVEKVVGIGFQPGLDPGKIVSASQAGDIQFLDIRNHNSAYLTIEAHRGSLTALAVHRHAPIIASSSAKQLIKVFSLEGDQLGTIRYYPTLMAQKIGSVSCLNFHPYQVLLAAGAADACVCIYADENTQAR
- the LOC112743788 gene encoding regulatory-associated protein of TOR 1 isoform X1, with the protein product MALGDSMASRFSQSPVLLLPNHLADDCAASSSSVAAAAAYEDTDFASQRRDSESGTATATTSTSASYGGNAAATSLAYLPQTVVLCELRHEAFEAAVPVGPSESGLVSKWRPKDRMKTGCVALVLCLNISVDPPDVIKISPCARMECWIDPFSMAPQKALESIGKNLSSQYERWQPKARYKYQLDPTVDEVKKLCTSCRRYAKSERVLFHYNGHGVPKPTANGEIWVFNKSYTQYIPLPISDLNSWLKTPSIYVFDCSAAGMIVNSFIELHEWNASNSSGSTWDCILLAACESHETLPQSAEFPADVFTSCLTTPIKMALRWFCTRSLFRGSLDYSLIDQIPGRPNDRKTLLGELNWIFTAVTGTIAWNVLSHDLFQRLFRQDLLVASLFRNFLLAERIMRSANCSPVSHPNLPPTHQHHMWDAWDMAAELCLSQLPSLVGNPNAEFQPSTFFGDQLTAFEVWLDHGSEHKKPPEQLPIVVQVLLSQSHRFRALVLLGRFLDMGPWAVDLALSVGIFPYVLKLLQTTRPELRQILVFIWTKILALDKSCQVDLVKDGGHNYFIKFLDSIEAYPEQRAMAAFILAVIVDGHRRGQEACIEAGLIHVCLEHLQSSSSPNDSQTEPLLLQWLCLCLGKLWEDFTEAQAMGLLHGATIVFAPLLSEPQPEVRASAVFALGTLLNVGFDSCAGVGDGECDDDDKFRAEVSIVKSMLSVASDGSPLVRAEVAAALARFAFGHNKHLKSIAAAYWKPQTNSFLNSIPSLANIKDSIGGYPTQNQHMPRGSIVSSQIGPLRVGNDNSSVVRDRCGSSSRPLAGSGIMHGSPLSDDSSHHSDSGILNDGFSNGVVNHGGQKPLDNALYSQCVHAMCTLAKDPSPRIANLGRRVLSIIGIEQVVAKPFKSTGEATGLARSSSWFDMNGGRSPLTSRTPPVSPPRLNYLSGIRRVFSLEFRPHLMNSPDSGLADPLLGSGGATGTSDHSLLPQSIIYNWSCGHFSKPLLMAGDDSEAIIAGREKKEKFALVHITKCQHSAVSRLTNPIAKWDTRGTQMVLMQPFSPVVIAADGNERIRIWNHEEATLLNSFDNHDFPDKGISKLCLMNELDDSLLLAASSDGNIRIWKDYTLKGKQKLVTAFSSIHGHKPGVRSVNAVVDWQQQSGYLYASGEISSIMAWDLDKEQLVNPIPSSSDRSISALLRTDCLRAASQVHGGQLAAGFVDGSVRLYDIRTPEMLICGLRPHTQRVEKVVGIGFQPGLDPGKIVSASQAGDIQFLDIRNHNSAYLTIEAHRGSLTALAVHRHAPIIASSSAKQLIKVFSLEGDQLGTIRYYPTLMAQKIGSVSCLNFHPYQVLLAAGAADACVCIYADENTQAR
- the LOC112743788 gene encoding regulatory-associated protein of TOR 1 isoform X2; the encoded protein is MALGDSMASRFSQSPVLLLPNHLADDCAASSSSVAAAAAYEDTDFASQRRDSESGTATATTSTSASYGGNAAATSLAYLPQTVVLCELRHEAFEAAVPVGPSESGLVSKWRPKDRMKTGCVALVLCLNISVDPPDVIKISPCARMECWIDPFSMAPQKALESIGKNLSSQYERWQPKARYKYQLDPTVDEVKKLCTSCRRYAKSERVLFHYNGHGVPKPTANGEIWVFNKSYTQYIPLPISDLNSWLKTPSIYVFDCSAAGMIVNSFIELHEWNASNSSGSTWDCILLAACESHETLPQSAEFPADVFTSCLTTPIKMALRWFCTRSLFRGSLDYSLIDQIPGRPNDRKTLLGELNWIFTAVTGTIAWNVLSHDLFQRLFRQDLLVASLFRNFLLAERIMRSANCSPVSHPNLPPTHQHHMWDAWDMAAELCLSQLPSLVGNPNAEFQPSTFFGDQLTAFEVWLDHGSEHKKPPEQLPIVVQVLLSQSHRFRALVLLGRFLDMGPWAVDLALSVGIFPYVLKLLQTTRPELRQILVFIWTKILALDKSCQVDLVKDGGHNYFIKFLDSIEAYPEQRAMAAFILAVIVDGHRRGQEACIEAGLIHVCLEHLQSSSSPNDSQTEPLLLQWLCLCLGKLWEDFTEAQAMGLLHGATIVFAPLLSEPQPEVRASAVFALGTLLNVGFDSCAGVGDGECDDDDKFRAEVSIVKSMLSVASDGSPLVRAEVAAALARFAFGHNKHLKSIAAAYWKPQTNSFLNSIPSLANIKDSIGGYPTQNQHMPRGSIVSSQIGPLRVGNDNSSVVRDRCGSSSRPLAGSGIMHGSPLSDDSSHHSDSGILNDGFSNGVVNHGGQKPLDNALYSQCVHAMCTLAKDPSPRIANLGRRVLSIIGIEQVVAKPFKSTGEATGLARSSSWFDMNGGRSPLTSRTPPVSPPRLNYLSGIRRVFSLEFRPHLMNSPDSGLADPLLGSGGATGTSDHSLLPQSIIYNWSCGHFSKPLLMAGDDSEAIIAGREKKEKFALVHITKCQHSAVSRLTNPIAKWDTRGTQMVLMQPFSPVVIAADGNERIRIWNHEEATLLNSFDNHDFPDKGISKLCLMNELDDSLLLAASSDGNIRIWKDYTLKGKQKLVTAFSSIHGHKPGVRSVNAVVDWQQQSGYLYASGEISSIMAWDLDKEQLVNPIPSSSDRSISALAASQVHGGQLAAGFVDGSVRLYDIRTPEMLICGLRPHTQRVEKVVGIGFQPGLDPGKIVSASQAGDIQFLDIRNHNSAYLTIEAHRGSLTALAVHRHAPIIASSSAKQLIKVFSLEGDQLGTIRYYPTLMAQKIGSVSCLNFHPYQVLLAAGAADACVCIYADENTQAR